The Phaenicophaeus curvirostris isolate KB17595 chromosome 23, BPBGC_Pcur_1.0, whole genome shotgun sequence genome includes the window TTCCAGGAGCATCACTAACGCAGCTGCTTGGCCACCTCAGAGAACTGGATGCCGCCTCTTGCTGGTGGGATCAGACCTGGCTGGGGGCTGAGTTTGGGATGGGAGGAACTGACCCCCCCATGCTCTCTTTGCAGGGTCCTGCTGGTTACAAGGGGATGGTTGGCACCATCGGAGCAGCTGGGCGGCCAGTGAGTGCCCTCCCTCATCCccaggtgctgcagggcaggcagaggaCCCTGCTCTTCGCTGCCCAGCCCCTGTCTTTCTCCCCTCCAGGGCAAGGAAGGTCCCAGAGGACCACCCGGGGTCCCTGGTGAGAAGGGAGATCTGGTAAGTAAACCACCTCGTTGCCCTTAACAGGCACCTCCCTCCCCAACTCCATCCCCTGCACCAAGAGGGCGGCTGAAATAACGCTTGTTCTCTCCTGCTCTAGGGTGGCCGTGGCATCAGGGGCCCCCAAGGAGACATTGGCCCCAAGGGGGAGAACGTAAGTCCAGCCAGCGGCACCCATGCCCGCGTCTAGGGCCAAGACCCTTGCAAGGAGAAcatttctctgctcttttcGGGGCCATCCTGCACCCGTGCACCCTGGCTCAGCACAAGGCTGgagctttcctttcccttcccagctttttgTTGCCCCCACCAGGGgcctttctgtctctctccGAGGTGTCAGATGGAGGGACTCTTCCCTCTTTTGCAGGGTCTCCCGGGCATCGATGGCAAAGATGGTACCCCGGGCATCCCCGGCGTGAAGGTGAGCTGCTGCGGGGAGGGCTGCCTGTACCAGCAGAGGGGAGAGGACACAATTCCTTGTACCAGTGCCTGCTGGAAAGAATTGGGGTGGCCAGAGGCGTAAGATCCTGGCCCGTGACGTGGCATCTCCTGGTGGAACGTGGCTGTCCCCAAGGGATCGTGGACAATGTTCCCTTTTGACTAGAAGTCCCTCGCTCCACCCCACATCTGGACCTTTCTCCACGGTGCAGTaacctcctctccatccctcgcAGGGCAGCGTGGGACAGGCTGGCCGCCCCGGGACGCCGGGACACCGGGGTCAAGCTGTGAGTACGAGAGGGTGGGAgccaccccctgccctcccctagCGGGTACCCAGCACCCCTGGGCTGtgatgggatgcagggatgctgccTTCATGCTCGGAGCATGGGACGGGGTCGCTGCCTCCGGTGCCGTGCAGGGGTTTGATCCCAGCTTTGTTTCTGCAGGGCTTGCCGGGCCAGCCGGGAAGCAAAGGAGGCCCAGGAGAGAAGGTAGGTCTGGGGCAGCAGGGACTGGGTAGCCACCTCTGAGCATTCTCCCTGCACTCACCTGTCCTTCACGCTCCATCCCTGAGCCCACAGCCACGTCCCCACGTTCCCGTTGTCCTTGAACCGTCTCCGTCTCCTGTTTGCAGGGTGAAGCAGGGGCTCGGGGCCAGACTGGTGTCACCGGTGCCCCGGGGCAGATCGTAAGTATGGAGGCATCACCATGTTCCTCCTGGGCACAGCACGAGGGTTGTGCTTGCTCTCTTGtcttttttcacctttcctgTCAAACAGAAAGTAGAATTGGGCACTTTGTCTCCTCAGCacccccttccctctgccctggCTGCACCTTCCTCACAGGGAAGACCCTGGAGACCCTTCTCCAACCCTGCATCCTCCTTGGCCACCAGATGCAGTGGCAGCAGGGAACAAGGAGAGGGTCACGCATCCCTCAGGGAAGGATGAGAGGCAAATAACAGCATGTGGATGTGAGAGAGGCAGCTGGCCTggggctttttcttctcttttaggGTGAACCAGGACCTCGGGGTGAGCAGGGACCGCAGGGTGTCCCTGGGATGAAGGTGAGTCCGGGCACTGCGGGGTTTGTGGTGCTGCCAGGAGCTGCCTTCTGACTCTGCTCTCTCTTGCTGGGTCTCTGCAGGGTGACCGGGGCGAGCGTGGCGCCGTGGGTCCCGCGGGCGAGCAGGGGAAGGCGGTGAGTCCACCCACAGCCGGGCTGGGGAGCGGGCATCGCATGGGCACAGCTCGGGGATGCTCAGCCGGGGGGTCtggctggggatggaggggagggggcagcagggctgcccGCGTGCACCTCTCACTTTGATCGTAGCCGAGGTCTTTCCCGTGCCCCATCCCACTGTGCCTGGTGCCGGGGGGGGATGGATAAGCCATCGGGGCAAATAGTGCAGGGACTAATGATCCCAGGGCCATGCTGGGTTTGCAGCCCCAGCAGGACAGGAATCTCCTCCCAGCCTGGTGAGAGCAGGGAAGCTTCCTGGCCCCTATCAGAGGCTTTTCTGGGGTTGAAGATGCCTGTCAGAGACCCCCTTCCTCAGCGCAGCTCCAGGGGAGGCTCCTCTATCACTTTCTGCCCTGTTCCCCCGCAGAGGCTGGATTCAGGGCAGGCTGGGATGCCCCCCGAGCggctggaggggatggggagctgCCCACACATCTCTGCCTCAGGGAGGATGCTCTGATAAGAGGCTGGGGGATCTTCCCACCACCTCTTCTCACTCACTTTTCTCTTATTCCTATGTTGCCCTGATTCCCAGGGACCAAAAGGGGAGCAGGGTCCACCGGGGATCCCAGGACCCCAAGGCTTGCCGGGAGTCAAAGGAGACAAGGTGACTGCTCCTGGTGGGCTGCGATGGGATCCAGGGAAACTGCGCTGAGCTGGGCTGAAccccctttcctttctgcagggctcCCCAGGGAAAACCGGCCCCAAGGGCAACACTGTGAGTACATCACCCTCCTGCCCTGGCTGGGGAATCGCTGCCACCCGTGTTTAACCAGGCTGGCACCCACCGACACCGGGAACCTTCTCCATAAACACCCGTCCGAGTGCAGCGGGTGGAACGGGAGGGCAAACGGCTGCggaggaggtgggtgctggcagtGAAGGGTCACGATTCTCATTGCTTTTCCTCCAGGGAGACCCAGGCGTTCATGGCCTCGCGGGGCTGAAGGGAGAGAAGGTGGGTCCATGCAGTTGGGTCCTGGGGGAGGCTGAGGGATGTGGGTCCCTGCCCCTGCTGGGGTCTCCTGCTCCTAATCCATCCTGCCCTCCCATCACATTTCTTGTGTCCTCTGTCCCCAGGGAGAATCGGGCGAGCCAGGACCAAAGGGACAGGTGAGCAAATGGGGGTTTGGGAGCAAGGGGCTCCCCGCACCCTCATTCTGCAGGATCCTCCTGACCGTGGAGGTGGTCCACGGAGCTGGTGCATGCTGCACACCGGCTGCCTGGGAAAGCATTTTCTCTGGAGATGGGATGCAGTGACCTCGTTCAGCCCCGGATTCAGGTTCAGACCCTGTTTAGGGTCAGATCCTGGCTGCAGTAGTCAAGACAGGAAGCCCTTGGGGTCTcggggagcagccctgagagcTCCCCAGTCCTGACGCCGCTCTCCATCCCCACCGCAGCAAGGCATCCAGGGTGACCTCGGCTTCCCCGGCCCCTCGGGAGATGCGGGCGCACCTGGCGTGCGAGGATACCCAGGACCCCCCGGCCCACGGGGACTCGTTGGGGAGCGTGGCGTGCCGGGGATGCCCGGCCAGCGGGGCGTACCGGTGAGtacccagtgccccccagcccctcctcacctcctgCACCCATAGGTGCTGATCCGGGCACTGATGCCGGCAGCTCATTCAGCTTTACGGGTGAATCGCCTCCAGTCTTTTCTTAGTAACCAGCTCCTCTGGGAAACAGCCGCTGTTCGGCTCACGAGCTGCTGGTGCTCCCCCACGAGCTCTCCAGGAGGGCTGAGCTGGAATCCCATCTTTCTAGAAAAGAGGAGTTCTTTATTTCTCACTGTTATAGCACCAGCAGCAGGTTTAGCTCCAACACGTGCCTTTGCATCCTGTGCAGGGGATGGAGCTTTTCCATATAAACCTCATTATATAGTTGCAAAACGAGGCTGCAGAAAGGTAACACAGTGAGCAGGTTGCAGCACGAACCAAGGCTGGAGCTCTTGTACCAAGACTGGATGGGAACCAAAGAAGGGTGGGAAGGTGCCATCAGGTGCAGGGAGGTGCTGTGGACCTGGGGATGGGACCAGCTCTGGTGGTGCAGATGGGGCTGGAAGGAGCACTCTCCCTTTACTGCATGTCCCTCTTCTCACCGCTGGCAGGGCCGGGATGCTGGGGACCAGCACATCATCGACGTGGTCGTGAAGATGCTGCAAGGTGAGAGGGTGAGCAGGGCGCTGCCAGCCGGGCAGCTGCCTCCGCATCCCATCCCACACCGGCCTCTCTCTGCCCTACAGAGCAGCTGGCGGAGGTTGCCGTCAGTGCCAAGAGAGCTGCCCTGGGTGGAGTTGGTGCCATgggacccccgggaccccccggTCCTCCAGGGCCACCCGGTGAGCAGGGCCCACACGGACCTATGGGACCTCGAGGCGTGCCTGGAATCCTGGGTGCTGCGGGGCAGGTCGGCAACGTAGGACCCAAAGGTAGGTGGTTGGGTGGCCGTACCCCGCACCGCAGCGGGGAGAACCCCTCCTGGGCTAGAtctgcctcctcctgccatGCTCgacccccagctccatccctgagCAGGGGcagccccctctcctcctctcagcCCCCCGTTTCCCACTCCAGATCCAGAGTCCTTCCCCTATTTCTTCCCCTGCAGGAAAGCGCGGAGAGAAGGGCGAGCGAGGAGAAACTGGCCACGGCCACCCGGGCATGCCAGGTCCCCCCGGGATCCCAGGTAAGCGGGTGCACAGTGGcgggtccccgtgtcccttgATGTGCCCAGCAGTGGCTCAGGACCTTCTAGCCCATCCCTGCAAAACCTGCACAGGTTCATCCCACCTATCTCCATCTCCCAGCACGCTCTGTTGCCtcctctctgcctgctgctttcTTGGCCTCTCGGATCTGCTCACTCGCCCCATCCGCTAACGCATCCCCATCCTCCCCAGCAGCGTTTCCCATCCCTggtcccttctctgctccagcaaaGGCTGAGCTCAGCACCCACTGATGGCCTCGCTTCCCTCGCAGGTCTCCCTGGCATCCCTGGCCACGCGCTGGACGGCAAGGCTGGGGAGCGGGGGTTGCCAGGCTCTCCTGGCGAGGCCGGCCGCCCGGGTTTGCCGGGTCCCGCTGGCTTGCCAGGATTTTGCGAGCCGGCCGCCTGCCTGGGAGCCTCGGCGTACGCTGCCGCACGCCTGACGGAGCCAGGAGCCGTCAAGGGACCCGTGTACTGAGGAGGCACCGCAAACCCTCACGGGGCTGGCAGCAACGAGACCAGAAAACTGCAAATCCATAGGGAGCGACCTCTGCTCGTCGCGGGTGTGGAGGGCGCTGGGCTTGGGGCACCCACGGGAGGGGAATCGCCGCCTTGGGAATTTAATTTGGTGTAGGTATCACCCCCAATCCCACAGCCCAGGGGACGGTGGAGAACACAGAGAGGTCACCCCGAGTCCTGTCGTCGTTACTGGGGTTCATTCCCTGCCCCCTCTGTCCACGCCCAGCTCCCTGTGCCCTTcccaaagaaataaattgtCTTTTCTACAAACACTCTCACTCTGTTATGTTCTGCTTGGTGTGAAGTGGCTCATTGCCGATTCTCTTTTTGTCCCCCCTCCcttattttaagaacaaaaattgtGGTTCGATTATTTAAGAGACTCGCCAAACGCAGCCTCCCCCACTGCTGGGCACTCCGAGCTGTAAATCTTTGTAAAATAGGATTATTTTATAACTATGAGCAGAAAAaccaccacttttttttttcaaaaaaaagggACAATAAAAATGAGATGGATTGTTAATTAAATGAAATGATGTGTTGATTTCTTTGAATCAAACCAGGGCTGCACTCGCAGGGATTTATGATTTGAGGGCTGAAgttcatttttctgttatttcaagCCCCTTATTGAGTGTCTCAATCACTCGTTCCCATCCCTGGGAACAATTTCAGACTCTCAGTAAGTTCCTTAAGCAAaaactcctttttctcctcttgcatCACTGCAAACACAGAGGAATTTGCCACCCTCGAGCCACCCGTGACAGAGACTCAGAAAATTCACCGGCAGCGCTTCGGGCACCTTCAAACGAGGCTGATTCCAGCCGAGTCCCCTCAAAAGCAAGTGGGCCAGAAAACTATTAGCAGCATTGCAAAGGGTATTGATCTCTTTAATAGTTAAAAGGGAAGCCCAGGGCTCTAACCAGATCCGCAGGTGTCTCTCTCATTATTACATCGACAGCAGAAAGGATTAAAGCTGGGCAGCAGGAGCGGTGGCGCTTCGCTTtgtaagataaataaaaatcaatttttgtTTATTAGCAGAGCATGTTCGGCTTGGCAGGGGAGCAAatcccagggagaggagcagggaaaAGGCTGGCTGGGTCCCTCCTGCGGCTCCGAGCATCCCTGGCAGCAGCGGGGCTGTGGTGGGACagggctcagccccagctgctccttctccatccGGAGGGACCAATCCTGCCAAATCCAAGCCTGGGTAGCTCCAGCACCACATGCTCTTCCACATCCCATATGGATCCTTATCCCTGAGCTCTCCAGAAGAGCCTTGCCCTCGCTCTCATCTAAATTACCTCCTCGGTGCCCTTTGCCAATCCCTGCCCTGTCACTTAATCAGCTCCCTTTAAGAGggctgccttttatttttaaagaaaaaaataatttagaagtgAATTGCAAATGGTTTATTTGCAAGTTGGAATTTAATCAAGGAATTAAGGAGGATGCATATTAATTAGGGGCCAGGCTCCGGTTGCTCCCAACGAGTGGCAAACCCGCTCCGAACCTGCCTCTTCATCAGAGCCCTCATAAATATTCATCCAATAAATAGCAGATTGGAGGCTATTACAGAGACAAGAGGGATTGAAACCCAAGTATCTGTGGAAATGAAACAGCTGGAAAGGGTCCAATCCCTGCCCCAAATAATAACAACTCATTATTAGGAGAGATGGAGGAATAGCCTGGCTGAGCGCTTCTCTCCATCCCCGGACAAAGGGGGAGACGCATCCCGATTCTTTTcgggggggaattggggttaTCAGACCCCTCCGAGGCTGGACTCGCCCCGGGCTCCAGCTGTGCAGCACATCTGGGGCTGCCTCCCCGCTGCACAGCCCGgagcatccctgtccccacgAGAGGGAGCTGCCTGCCCGCTGAATCCTCCTTCCCGGGGACCAAGCGTGGAAAACGGGGGTTgtggggagcggctgagggagctggggctgctcagccgggagaagaggaggctgaggggagacctcatcgctctctgcagctccctgagagggggttgtggagaggagggtgctgggctcttctcccaagtaacaggtagtaggagaagaggaaacaaccccaagttgcac containing:
- the COL9A2 gene encoding collagen alpha-2(IX) chain, with the protein product MAGCSPSLQLWLLLQASCLCLAQIRGPPGEPGPRGPPGPPGVPGADGVDGEKGPAGAPGSPGVKGEPGAPGPDGPPGKPGIDGLMGAKGEPGPIGGPGLKGQPGLPGPPGLPGPSLPGPPGLPGQVGLPGEIGALGPKGDPGPDGPRGPPGPPGKPGPPGHIQGVEGSADFLCPTSCPPGPKGPQGLQGLKGHRGRPGALGEPGKQGRQGPKGDVGASGEQGVPGPPGPQGLRGYPGMAGPKGETGPAGYKGMVGTIGAAGRPGKEGPRGPPGVPGEKGDLGGRGIRGPQGDIGPKGENGLPGIDGKDGTPGIPGVKGSVGQAGRPGTPGHRGQAGLPGQPGSKGGPGEKGEAGARGQTGVTGAPGQIGEPGPRGEQGPQGVPGMKGDRGERGAVGPAGEQGKAGPKGEQGPPGIPGPQGLPGVKGDKGSPGKTGPKGNTGDPGVHGLAGLKGEKGESGEPGPKGQQGIQGDLGFPGPSGDAGAPGVRGYPGPPGPRGLVGERGVPGMPGQRGVPGRDAGDQHIIDVVVKMLQEQLAEVAVSAKRAALGGVGAMGPPGPPGPPGPPGEQGPHGPMGPRGVPGILGAAGQVGNVGPKGKRGEKGERGETGHGHPGMPGPPGIPGLPGIPGHALDGKAGERGLPGSPGEAGRPGLPGPAGLPGFCEPAACLGASAYAAARLTEPGAVKGPVY